In Bacillus oleivorans, the genomic stretch GGCAACGATTTTAAATAAGTCATTTAACTGGTCGAGTACGTTATCTGGAACTATTGCTAAAGTCGGTTCATTTTTATAGCCATACTCATTTCCAATACTCAAAATGAAGTGTAAACAGTCTACATATTCTTCTAGGAGTGGATTTGTCGTTACTAGACCTACACCCTTTATATATTCAGTTTTCGAGATTCGCGGTCTTTGGTCCTCACTCCAAAACTTAAACCCTCGCCATTCATTCGCCAGCTCCCCTAGCTCCACTTGTAACGCTAATATTTTCTTTGGGAGAAGGTCTTGTCCTTCAAGACCTTTCTCCTTCACGATTCGTTTGTCGAGTTCTGCTTGTGCTTCGAATAGTTTAGATAGATTCATGGTTTATCCCCCTTTTTGGTCTTTGTGTCGGAGTACGTATATTTCTCCACTTACCTTAATTACAGTGGGTATGTCTTTCTTGGTTTTTAATATGGTTACGATTGGCCGGAATTTATCTCCTTTTTGTCTCATGGTTTCACCTCATGGTTCTGTTGTTCAAAATCTACGAAATGTGCAATAACTAAAGCAGTTCTAAAATTTTTTCAAATAACTCTCTTGTGGCTTTAGCATCTGATAATGCATCATGATAATTTTGATTTTCGATGTTAAAATGTTCAAAAGCTCCTTTGCTGGAACATGCTTCTTTCGGAACTTTACCTTTTAAATGTAAACCCCATAGTAATGACATTGTGTCTATCATTCTATGACTGATGTAATCATCCATATTGATTCCGTTTGAATCGTAAATATGATGTTTAATGAAGTATTTATCGAACCCGACATTATGACCCACTAAGATTGGTTTGTGATTAAAATTCACTTGAATAAACTCATTTACTGCGTCTAATGCCTCTTCAGGGGACAAACCATTAAGTTTTAATTCTTCGAGATTAATTTGATTTAGTTTCAATGATTGTTCAGTAACAACATAATTTTCTAAACTGATGTTAA encodes the following:
- a CDS encoding 3'-5' exonuclease; its protein translation is MELLFLDTETGGLNPFEHSLLQIGLVAYDSVIKGTLKINISLENYVVTEQSLKLNQINLEELKLNGLSPEEALDAVNEFIQVNFNHKPILVGHNVGFDKYFIKHHIYDSNGINMDDYISHRMIDTMSLLWGLHLKGKVPKEACSSKGAFEHFNIENQNYHDALSDAKATRELFEKILELL
- a CDS encoding dUTP diphosphatase translates to MNLSKLFEAQAELDKRIVKEKGLEGQDLLPKKILALQVELGELANEWRGFKFWSEDQRPRISKTEYIKGVGLVTTNPLLEEYVDCLHFILSIGNEYGYKNEPTLAIVPDNVLDQLNDLFKIVAYMDNLYKDMGYGCGVHDFYDDLLGNFMNLGKLLGFTCEQIEQAYFEKNKINHGRQENGY